A single genomic interval of Dysidea avara chromosome 8, odDysAvar1.4, whole genome shotgun sequence harbors:
- the LOC136264074 gene encoding paramyosin-like: protein MERERKILDETMQLLREQVHSYDTDFVAERQSREKLVRDYQKLQQQFKEKEQQLCRFHDYFATNKFTQDELVVDSNQLRQQINQVTNECEQLRRSQQQKDDRLTQLSNQITTELQIKGRVLTENQTLRDNLQMKKSEIHRLNTECSFQRQQLTTENDRLKEHIHTLELTVNRKHQQQLGGHFTNPVPYGQRSNSNVYSPLPQTSFQHKEKPGSLHTSVSPTNQRRNANFYSPPPQTSFPVAAQYKEHQQPATMPAYSPSYQRDFVCPICARNDFTTLRQLQEHAATCCT, encoded by the exons ATGGAGAGAGAGAGAAAGATACTTGATGAAACCATGCAACTATTACGAGAACAAGTCCACAGCTATGACACTGATTTTGTCGCTGAGCGTCAATCTCGAGAGAAACTAGTGAGAGATTATCAGAAATTGCAGCAACAGTTTAAGGAAAAAGAACAACAGCTTTGTAGATTTCATGACTATTTTGCCACAAACAAGTTTACTCAAGATGAACTGGTGGTAGATAGCAATCAACTACGACAACAGATTAATCAGGTTACTAATGAGTGTGAGCAGCTAAGGAGGTCACAACAACAAAAAGATGATAGACTCACTCAACTCAGCAATCAGATTACTACTGAGTTACAAATCAAGGGACGTGTGTTAACTGAAAATCAAACTCTAAGAGACAACCTTCAGATGAAGAAATCTGAGATTCATCGACTCAACACTGAATGTAGCTTTCAAAGACaacagttaacaacagagaatGATAGGCTCAAGGAGCACATCCACACACTAGAACTAACTGTGAATAGGAAACACCAACAACAA CTGGGTGGCCATTTTACAAATCCAGTGCCATATGG CCAAAGATCCAACTCTAATGTCTACAGTCCTTTGCCACAAACATCATTCCAACATAAGGAAAAG CCTGGTAGTCTCCACACTAGTGTGTCACCTACTAA CCAAAGACGCAATGCTAATTTCTACAGTCCTCCACCACAAACGTCATTTCCTGTTGCTGCCCAATATAAGGAACATCAACAG CCTGCTACCATGCCTGCATACTCGCCCAGTTATCAACGAGACTTTGTTTGTCCCATTTGTGCAAGAAATGATTTTACAACATTAAGGCAGTTGCAGGAACATGCTGCTACCTGTTGTACATAG